The following proteins are co-located in the Fimbriiglobus ruber genome:
- a CDS encoding helix-turn-helix transcriptional regulator — protein MTTGVPGGTGPGADGDLAHKIAKLVEEKGWNQEDFARATKLNRHTVRQILHGGPKRQLRNATVGQCAKAFDLTVNELRTLPLERLLLRIHGKVPVDEEALKTLYAQAALPELRSWLERHQDRAIELRTDEIHELLALQEPGGELERLGVEHVVETIERRRRLLCQVRAIAGSEYMDSLEQIVTLMFEKVNNRAREAARV, from the coding sequence ATGACTACGGGCGTGCCCGGGGGAACCGGGCCGGGGGCGGACGGGGATCTTGCTCACAAGATCGCGAAGCTGGTCGAAGAAAAAGGCTGGAACCAAGAAGACTTTGCCCGCGCGACGAAGCTGAACCGGCACACGGTCCGGCAGATCTTGCACGGGGGCCCGAAACGGCAGTTGCGGAACGCGACCGTGGGGCAGTGCGCGAAGGCGTTCGACCTGACGGTCAACGAACTCCGCACGCTCCCGCTCGAACGACTGCTCTTACGCATCCACGGCAAAGTGCCGGTGGACGAGGAAGCGCTCAAGACGCTGTACGCGCAGGCCGCCCTTCCGGAGTTGCGCAGCTGGCTAGAGCGCCACCAGGATCGGGCCATCGAGCTACGCACGGACGAGATCCACGAGCTACTCGCGCTGCAAGAGCCGGGCGGCGAGTTGGAGCGACTCGGCGTCGAGCATGTCGTCGAGACGATCGAGCGCCGACGACGACTACTCTGTCAGGTCCGGGCGATCGCCGGGTCCGAGTACATGGACTCACTCGAGCAGATCGTCACTTTGATGTTTGAAAAGGTGAATAACCGGGCGCGAGAAGCAGCCCGGGTGTAG